The window CCCAAGCTGCGCGCCACCGACGAGCGCGGCTGGTTCCGCTTCCAGCGCCTCTACGACGCCGCCCGCTCCTGCCTGCGCGAGCCCGACGACATCCGCCGCCTGGTCCGCGAGGCCGCGGAGGAGGACGTGCGCGACGGCAGCGGCTGGCTGGAGATCCAGGTGGATCCCACCTCCTACGCCCCCCTCCTCGGCGGGATGATCCCGGCCGTCGAGATCATCCTCGACGCCGTCGACGCGGCCTCCCGCGAGACCGGCCTCGGGATGCGGGTCCTCATCGCCGCGAACCGCATGAAGCACCCCCTCGACGCCCGCACCCTGGCCCGCCTGGCCGTCCGCTACGCCGACCGCGGCGTCGTCGGCTTCGGCCTGTCCAACGACGAACGCCGCGGCATGGCCCGCGACTTCGACCGGGCCTTCGCCATCGCCCGCGAGGGCGGCCTCCTCGCGGCCCCGCACGGCGGGGAGCTCACCGGCCCGGCCTCGGTCCGCGACTGCCTCGACGACCTGCACGCCGCCCGCATCGGGCACGGCGTGCGGGCCGCGGAGGACCCCCGGCTGCTCAAGCGCCTCGCCGACCGGCAGATCACCTGCGAGGTCTGCCCGGCCTCCAACGTCGCCCTCGGGGTGTACGAGCGGCCCGAGGACGTGCCGCTGCGCACTCTCTTCGAGGCCGGGGTGCCGATGGCGCTGGGCGCGGACGACCCGTTGCTGTTCGGGTCCCGGCTCGCGGCCCAGTACGAGATCGCCCGCCGTCACCACGGCTTCACGGACGCGGAGCTCGCCGAGCTGGCCCGCCAGTCGGTGCGCGGTTCGGCCGCGCCCGAGGACGTACAGGCCAAGCTGCTGTCCGGGATCGACCACTGGCTCACCGGGTGAGCCGCAGGTCCCCCTCGTAGCAGTCGGCGCGCACCCGGCCGCCGTCCGGGAAGCCGATCTCCAGGTGGGTGCGGCCCTGCTCGGGCAGCGCGAACTCGGCGACCGACGAGACGGTCTCGCCGACGTGCCGCAGGAAGGGGTGGTCGCCGAGGTCCTCGCCGACCTCGATGCGGCCCCACTCCCCCATGTCGTACGCCTCGTGCGGCGCGGACGACTCGACGATGAGGCACTGGTCGGAGCCGGTGGTGATCCGGATGGAGTCGCCGACGCTGTCGATCAGCCAGACGTCGAGGGGCGCCTCGGAGCGTTCCCCGTCGCTGATGTGCCAGGACGCGACGACTCTGCTGAGTGTGCGACCCACGAGGCGGGTGGGGTCCGTACCGGCCCCGTGCCTTGGACAGAGCATGGGCGGCCGGGGCTCCTCAGATGCTGACGCCGACCGTCACCGGCTCGTTGACCAGGGTGACGCCGAAGGCCGCGTGGACGCCCGCGACGACCTCGCGAGCCAGGGTGAGGAGGTCCTCGGTGGTGGCCTCGCCGCGGTTGGTCAGCGCGAGGGTGTGCTTGGTGGAGATGCGCGCGGGGCCGGCGCCGTAGCCCTTGGTGAAACCGGCCTTGTCGATCAGCCAGGCCGCGCTGGTCTTCGTACGGCCGTCGCCGGCGGGGTACGCGGGCGGGGCGGTGTCGGGGCCGAGGCGGTCCTGGGCGCGGGCGAGGAAGGCGCTGTAGGCCTCGTCGGTCAGGATCGGGTTGTGGAAGAAGGAGCCGGCCGACCAGGTGTCGTGGTCGGCGGGGTCCAGGACCATGCCCTTGCCGGCGCGCAGGCGCAGCACGGTCTCGCGGGCGGTGGCGGCGGGGACCCGGTCGCCGGCCTCGACCCCGAGGGCGCGCGCGGTCTCGGGGTACTTGATCGGCGCGGAGAGCCCGCCGGCGTCCTCCAGGGCGAAGCGCACGCGCAGCACGACGTAGCGGTCGGGCTGGTCCTTGAAGGTGCTGTTGCGGTACCGGAAGGCGCACTCGGCGGCGCCGAGGGTGACCGTCTCGCCGGTGGTGCGGTCGTAGGCGACGACCTCGGTGATGGTGTCGCAGACCTCCTGGCCGTACGCCCCCACGTTCTGGATGGGCGTGGCACCGGCCGAGCCGGGGATCCCGGCGAGGCACTCGATGCCGGCGAGGCCGGTCTCGACGGTGCGGGCGACGGCGTCGCTCCAGTTCTCGCCGGCGGCGAGTTCCAGCCGCGTCCCGTCCAGGTCGAAGCCGGTGGTCGCGATGCGCAGGGCGGTGCCGTCGAAGCCCTGGTCGCCGATGACCAGGTTGCTGCCGCCGCCGATGATCAGGAGCGGGGTGCCGCTCTCGTCCGCGGCGCGCACGGCGGCGACCACCTCGGCGTCGGTGGTCGCGGTGACCAGGCGGGCGGCGGGACCACCGAGACGGAAGGTGGTCAGCGGGGCGAGGGGGGCGTCGTGGAGTTCCTGCACGTGGACAAGAGTACGGTCCGTGCCCCTCGCATCCCTGCGGGGCCACGGACCGTCCTCGCTCGTCCCCCGTGCCGGCGGAATCAGTACTCCGTCTTCTGCTCGGCGAGGCGGCGCTCGGCCTCCGCCCAGCCGAGGGGCAGTTCGCCGGCCCGTGCGGTCCAGAAGGTGAAGGCCGATTCCCTCATGTACGCGCTGGCGGCGCGGGAGCTGGAACGGTGGGGCTCGCTGCGGGCGAAGCGGTACAGCGCGTCCCGGTCCTCCCAGGCGGAGAGGGTGAGGAAGGTGCGGCTGAAGACGCGCGCCCGCAGGGCGACGCCGTGGGCGCCGGGGGCCTTGCGGATCTGGCCGATGATGCCGGGGGCCTTGAGGAAGAACCTGACGGCGCCGGCGAGGGTCTCGGTCTCGAAGCGGGAGGCCATGACGTAGACCTCGGCGTCGGGGGCCGGTGCGGTGGGCGTGGACCAGGGGATGTCGGGCATGACGGGCACTCCTTCACGATGAGTCGTACGGATCTTCGTGCGCGGGCGGTGCTGCGGTTCTCCCGGCCGGCCCCCACGCGGGCCGCACCGGCGAGCGGGGTCGGGCGGCGAGGGCAGGCGGCGGGGTCGGCCTGCGAGGTCGGGCGGCGGGGGCAGCCGGCGGGCTCGGGCGGCCGAGGTCAGGCGGCGGGCTCGGGCGGCCCCGTCAGCCTGCGGCGGGCACCTTCTCGGGCGCCGCGACGGCCTCGCCGACGGCGGCGGGGAGCGGGGAGGGCGTCGCCCGGCGCGGCAGGAGCAGGGCGAAGGCGGCGGCCAGGGCGACGGCGCCGGCGCCGATCCACAGCGCGGGGATGGTGCCGTCGGTGAAGGCCTGCGGGGATTCGAAGCCGCCCTGGGCGGAGAAGACCGAGGCCAGGACCGCGACGCCGAGGGCTCCGCCGACCTCGCGCAGGGCGTTGTTGGCGCCGGAGGCCTTGCCCTGGTCGGCGGGCGACACCGTGGACATCAGAACGTTGGCGGCGGGGGCGAAGTAGAGGGCCATGCCGATCCCGCTCAGGATCAGCGGCGGGAGCTGGGCCGCGTACGAGACGTCGGTGCTCAGGATCGCCGCGAACCAGCCGAGGCCGAGGGCCTGGAGGGCCAGTCCGGCGACGACGACGGGGCGGCCGCCGATGCGGTCGGAGAGGATCCCGGCCAGCGGGGCGACGATCATCGGCATGCCGGTCCAGGGGAGCATGCGCAGTCCGGCCTCGGTGGGCGAGTGGCCGGCGACGCCCTGGAGGAACTGGCTGAGCAGGAAGATCGAGCCGAACATGCCGAGGAACATCAGCAGGCCGGCCAGGTTGACCCCGAGGAAGCCGCGGTTTCGGAAGAGCCGCATGGGGAGCATGGGGTTGGCGTTGTGGAAGCCGTGGTGGATGAAGCCGCCGACGAGCGCGGCGCCGACGATCAGGCCGGTGAGGACGGGGGCGCTGGTCCAGCCCTCGGCGTTGGCGTTGACCAGGGCGTAGACGATGCCGAAGAGGCCGCCGCTGATGAGCAGGGTGCCGGGGAGGTCGAGGCGGGCCCCGGGGGCGGTGGACTCGGCGAGGCGCAGCCGGGCGAGCGGGATCAGGGCGAGGCCTATGGGGACGTTGAGCCAGAAGATCCACTGCCAGGAGATGTGCTCGGTGAGGCTGCCGCCGATGAGGGGGCCACTGGCGACGGCGATGCCGCCGACGGCGCTGAAGATGCCGAGGGCCATGCCGCGGCGGGCGGCCGGGACGGCGGCGGTGAGCAGGGTGAGGGTGAGCGGCATCATGACCGCGGCGCCGACGCCCTGCACGGCGCGGGCCGCGATCAGCGCGTCGATGCCGGGCGAGAGGGCGGCCGCGGCGGAGGCGCCGGTGAAGACGGTGAGGCCGGCGATGAAGAGCCGGCGGCGGCCGAAGCGGTCACCGAGGGCGGCGCCGAACATGAGGAGGACGGCAAAGGTGAGCGTGTACGCGTTCACCGTCCATTCCAGGTCCTCCAGCCGGCCGCCGAGGTCCTCGCGGATGGCGGGGAGGGCGGTGGTGACGACCAGGTTGTCGAGTGCGGCCATGAAGCTGGCCGTGCCGGTGAGGACGAGGGCCCAGACGGCCGGCCCGCGGAGCCTGGTGTCCGAGTCTTGTGTGTGCACGATTCCCCCTGCGAGTTGTTAGTTATCGCTGACTAACTTGCACGGTCATGAGGATGCACCGGCAGATCGCACGCACCCTCACTTCTCCGGGTGGCCCTTGGCCCGGGCCGACGGGTAGAGCCCCTCCCAGACCCGGTGTCCGGGCGGGAACCCCATGGCGGCAAGGGTGTTGATCAGCATCCCGTACGCCATGAAGGTCGTGGTCTCCTTCGCGTCGCCGCCCAGCGGCAGGTGGGCGGTGTCCCAGAGCTCCATCCAGCCGGCGCGGACGGCCTCGCCGAACGCGTGGTCGCCGGCCGCTTCGGCCGCGGCCACCGTGACGTAGACCTGGAGCTGCATCTGGAGCTTGTCCGGGTCCTCGGCGATCAACCGGGTGTACGCGGCGGCCATGGCGTGCAGCGCCTCCTCGCCGTGCAGCCCTTCGGCCGCGTCGGCGAAGACCTCCCGCGTGTCCTTCAGGCAGCGCTCGGAGGCGGCCAGGAAGATCGCCTGCTTGTTGGGGAAGAGCCGGAACAGGTACGGCTGCGAAACCCCCACCCGCTTGGCGATGGCGTCGGTGGAGGTCCCGTAGTAACCACCGCGCGCGAACTCGTGCATCGCCGCGCGGATGACGCTCTCACGCCGCTCGTCCGCACTCATCCTCACCATGGAAACAAAGTTAGTACTCAATCACTAACTAGGCAAGGGCGGGCACACCCGGGGCTCGGGCGGAAACGGGAGGAGGGCCGAGCCCCGAGCGCCGAGGACCAAGGACCGAGGGCCGAGCGGCGCAGGAGGGAGGGGTGGAGGGGCGAAAGGGCAGGACGCCCCCGCCCCGCCACCCCACCTCCGCGCGCGCCCCGGGCAAGCCCCAGGCGGCGTCAGACAGCCCCAGGCAGCCTCAGGCCGGTTCAGGCAGCCTCAGGCCAGCTCGACCACGGCGCGGGACATGCCCAGGACCTTCTGGCCGGCGCTCATCGCCGTCAGGTCGACCCGGACACGGTTGTCGTCCAGCTTGGCGGCGACCTTGGCGGTGACCTCGATCAGGCCGCCCTGGTCGTCGTTCGGGACCACGACCGGCTTGGTGAAGCGCACGCCGTACTCGACGACCGCACCCGGGTCGCCCACCCAGTCGGTGACCACACGGATCGCCTCGGCCATGGTGAACATGCCGTGCGCGATCACGTCCGGCAGTCCGACCTCCTTGGCGAACTTCTCGTTCCAGTGGATCGGGTTGAAGTCGCCCGAGGCGCCCGCGTACCGGACGAGCGTGGCGCGCGTCACGGGGAAGGACGCCGCCGGCAGCTCGGTGCCGACCTCGACGTCGGCGTACTGGATCTGCGCTGCCATGTCAGGCCTCCTCGGGGGCGCGGGAGACGAGCTTCGTCCACGCCGTCACCACGTGCTCGCCGGTCTCGTCGTGGACCTCGCCGCGGATGTCGATGATGTCGTTGCCCGCGAGCGACTTCACGGCCTCGATGGTGGAGGTCACCGAGAGCCGGTCACCGGCGCGCACCGGGCGGGAGTACGCGAACTTCTGGTCGCCGTGCACGACGCGGCTGTAGTCCAGGCCCAGCTGCGGGTCCTCGACGACCTGGCCGGCCGCTGCGAAAGTGATGGCAAACACAAAGGTCGGCGGCGCGATCACGTCGGAGTAGCCGTACGACTTGGCGGCTTCGGGGTCGGTGTAGACGGGATTGGCGTCACCCACCGCGACCGCGAATTCGCGGATCTTCTCCCGGCCGACCTCGTACGGATCGGTGGGCGGGTAGCTCCGCCCCACGAAGGACTGGTCGAGAGCCATGCTCACTACCTCCTGCTGAAGGAACACGAAAGACGCAAGAACAAAGACGGAAGAGACAGGTGCGGAAACGACACAAGGCCGCCCCCAATGAAGGGGACGACCTCATGACGGTGCCTGTTAAACGAGACTTCGCTGGGGTCAGCGGGTCTCGCGGTGCGCGGTGTGCGAGTTGCAACGCGGGCAGTGCTTCTTCATCTCAAGACGGTCCGGGTTGTTACGCCGGTTCTTCTTGGTGATGTAGTTCCGCTCCTTGCACTCCACGCAGGCCAGCGTGATCTTCGGGCGGACGTCGGTGGCAGCCACGTGAGTGCTCCTTGACGGAAATTGGGACGGATGAACGCATACAAGAGTAGCCGACCGGGAGACCGACCCCGCAATCGGCTACTGTGTGTAGCGGCGACCGGACTTGAACCGGTGACACAGCGATTATGAGCCGCTTGCTCTACCGACTGAGCTACGCCGCTTTGATGTGATCAGCTCCCCACCCGAGGGTGGGGAACCTCTCTCACCAGAGCCCCAATGCGGAATCGAACCGCAGACCTTCTCCTT of the Streptomyces sp. NBC_01294 genome contains:
- a CDS encoding MaoC family dehydratase N-terminal domain-containing protein; this encodes MALDQSFVGRSYPPTDPYEVGREKIREFAVAVGDANPVYTDPEAAKSYGYSDVIAPPTFVFAITFAAAGQVVEDPQLGLDYSRVVHGDQKFAYSRPVRAGDRLSVTSTIEAVKSLAGNDIIDIRGEVHDETGEHVVTAWTKLVSRAPEEA
- a CDS encoding MaoC family dehydratase, which encodes MAAQIQYADVEVGTELPAASFPVTRATLVRYAGASGDFNPIHWNEKFAKEVGLPDVIAHGMFTMAEAIRVVTDWVGDPGAVVEYGVRFTKPVVVPNDDQGGLIEVTAKVAAKLDDNRVRVDLTAMSAGQKVLGMSRAVVELA
- a CDS encoding adenosine deaminase gives rise to the protein MEHARDLTLLPKAHLHLHFTGSMRPSTLLELADKYGVRLPDALTAGEPPKLRATDERGWFRFQRLYDAARSCLREPDDIRRLVREAAEEDVRDGSGWLEIQVDPTSYAPLLGGMIPAVEIILDAVDAASRETGLGMRVLIAANRMKHPLDARTLARLAVRYADRGVVGFGLSNDERRGMARDFDRAFAIAREGGLLAAPHGGELTGPASVRDCLDDLHAARIGHGVRAAEDPRLLKRLADRQITCEVCPASNVALGVYERPEDVPLRTLFEAGVPMALGADDPLLFGSRLAAQYEIARRHHGFTDAELAELARQSVRGSAAPEDVQAKLLSGIDHWLTG
- the rpmG gene encoding 50S ribosomal protein L33, with the protein product MAATDVRPKITLACVECKERNYITKKNRRNNPDRLEMKKHCPRCNSHTAHRETR
- a CDS encoding TetR/AcrR family transcriptional regulator encodes the protein MVRMSADERRESVIRAAMHEFARGGYYGTSTDAIAKRVGVSQPYLFRLFPNKQAIFLAASERCLKDTREVFADAAEGLHGEEALHAMAAAYTRLIAEDPDKLQMQLQVYVTVAAAEAAGDHAFGEAVRAGWMELWDTAHLPLGGDAKETTTFMAYGMLINTLAAMGFPPGHRVWEGLYPSARAKGHPEK
- a CDS encoding DUF3291 domain-containing protein, whose product is MPDIPWSTPTAPAPDAEVYVMASRFETETLAGAVRFFLKAPGIIGQIRKAPGAHGVALRARVFSRTFLTLSAWEDRDALYRFARSEPHRSSSRAASAYMRESAFTFWTARAGELPLGWAEAERRLAEQKTEY
- a CDS encoding MFS transporter; this translates as MHTQDSDTRLRGPAVWALVLTGTASFMAALDNLVVTTALPAIREDLGGRLEDLEWTVNAYTLTFAVLLMFGAALGDRFGRRRLFIAGLTVFTGASAAAALSPGIDALIAARAVQGVGAAVMMPLTLTLLTAAVPAARRGMALGIFSAVGGIAVASGPLIGGSLTEHISWQWIFWLNVPIGLALIPLARLRLAESTAPGARLDLPGTLLISGGLFGIVYALVNANAEGWTSAPVLTGLIVGAALVGGFIHHGFHNANPMLPMRLFRNRGFLGVNLAGLLMFLGMFGSIFLLSQFLQGVAGHSPTEAGLRMLPWTGMPMIVAPLAGILSDRIGGRPVVVAGLALQALGLGWFAAILSTDVSYAAQLPPLILSGIGMALYFAPAANVLMSTVSPADQGKASGANNALREVGGALGVAVLASVFSAQGGFESPQAFTDGTIPALWIGAGAVALAAAFALLLPRRATPSPLPAAVGEAVAAPEKVPAAG
- a CDS encoding UDP-N-acetylmuramate dehydrogenase; its protein translation is MPPARGTSEDGPWPRRDARGTDRTLVHVQELHDAPLAPLTTFRLGGPAARLVTATTDAEVVAAVRAADESGTPLLIIGGGSNLVIGDQGFDGTALRIATTGFDLDGTRLELAAGENWSDAVARTVETGLAGIECLAGIPGSAGATPIQNVGAYGQEVCDTITEVVAYDRTTGETVTLGAAECAFRYRNSTFKDQPDRYVVLRVRFALEDAGGLSAPIKYPETARALGVEAGDRVPAATARETVLRLRAGKGMVLDPADHDTWSAGSFFHNPILTDEAYSAFLARAQDRLGPDTAPPAYPAGDGRTKTSAAWLIDKAGFTKGYGAGPARISTKHTLALTNRGEATTEDLLTLAREVVAGVHAAFGVTLVNEPVTVGVSI